A window of Strigops habroptila isolate Jane chromosome 5, bStrHab1.2.pri, whole genome shotgun sequence contains these coding sequences:
- the HNRNPH3 gene encoding heterogeneous nuclear ribonucleoprotein H3 isoform X6: MPRRMMGQQRPGPYDRPLGGRGGYYGAGRGRYGGFDDYGGYNNYGYGNDGYDDRMRDGRGMGGHGYGGAGEAGSGFHGGGHFVHMRGLPFRATENDIANFFSPLNPIRVHIDIGADGRATGEADVEFVTHEDAVAAMSKDKNHMQHRYIELFLNSTAGGGSGMGGYGRDGMDQGYGPVGRMGMGSNYSGGYGTPDGLGGYSRGSGNSGGYYGQGSMGGGGWRGMY; this comes from the exons ATGCCAAGAAGAATGATGGGACAACAACGGCCTGGACCATATGATAGACCATTAGGAGGAAGAGGGGGTTATTATGGAGCTGGGCGTGGAA GATATGGTGGCTTTGATGATTATGGTGGCTATAATAACTATGGCTATGGAAATGATGGCTATGATGACAGAATGAGGGATGGAagag gCATGGGAGGACATGGCTATGgtggagctggagaagcaggcTCGGGTTTCCACGGTGGCGGTCACTTTGTTCACATGAGAGGACTACCCTTTCGAGCAACAGAAAATGATATTGCTAAT TTTTTCTCGCCACTGAACCCTATAAGAGTTCACATTGATATTGGAGCAGATGGAAGAGCCACTGGAGAGGCAGATGTGGAATTTGTAACACATGAGGATGCAGTAGCTGCCATGTCTAAGGATAAAAATCACATGC AGCATCGATATATTGAACTATTCCTGAATTCAACTGCTGGAGGTGGTTCTGGCATGGGAGGTTATGGCAGAGATGGAATGG ATCAAGGTTACGGCCCTGTGGGTAGAATGGGAATGGGTAGCAATTACAGTGGTGGATATGGAACTCCTGATGGCCTGGGAGGATATA GTCGTGGCAGTGGAAATAGTGGAGGATACTATGGGCAAGGCAGTATGGGTGGAGGAGGATGGCGTGGAATGTATTGA
- the HNRNPH3 gene encoding heterogeneous nuclear ribonucleoprotein H3 isoform X2 has translation MDWSGKHNGPNDTTNDGTVVRLRGLPFGCSKEEIVQFFQGLEIVPNGITLTLDYQGRSTGEAFVQFASKEIAENALGKHKERIGHRYIEIFKSSKSEIRGFSDMPRRMMGQQRPGPYDRPLGGRGGYYGAGRGRYGGFDDYGGYNNYGYGNDGYDDRMRDGRGMGGHGYGGAGEAGSGFHGGGHFVHMRGLPFRATENDIANFFSPLNPIRVHIDIGADGRATGEADVEFVTHEDAVAAMSKDKNHMQHRYIELFLNSTAGGGSGMGGYGRDGMDQGYGPVGRMGMGSNYSGGYGTPDGLGGYSRGSGNSGGYYGQGSMGGGGWRGMY, from the exons atgGACTGGAGTGGAAAACATAATGGGCCAAATGATACAACTAATGATGGAACAGTGGTACGACTTCGAGGCCTGCCATTTGGTTGCAGCAAAGAAGAGATTGTTCAGTTTTTCCAAG GGTTGGAAATCGTGCCAAATGGGATAACATTGACGCTGGACTACCAGGGGAGAAGCACAGGGGAGGCCTTCGTGCAGTTTGCTTCAAAGGAGATAGCAGAAAATGCTCTGGGGAAACACAAGGAAAGAATAGGGCACAG ATATATTGAAATCTTCAAAAGTAGTAAGAGCGAAATCAGAGGATTCAGTGACATGCCAAGAAGAATGATGGGACAACAACGGCCTGGACCATATGATAGACCATTAGGAGGAAGAGGGGGTTATTATGGAGCTGGGCGTGGAA GATATGGTGGCTTTGATGATTATGGTGGCTATAATAACTATGGCTATGGAAATGATGGCTATGATGACAGAATGAGGGATGGAagag gCATGGGAGGACATGGCTATGgtggagctggagaagcaggcTCGGGTTTCCACGGTGGCGGTCACTTTGTTCACATGAGAGGACTACCCTTTCGAGCAACAGAAAATGATATTGCTAAT TTTTTCTCGCCACTGAACCCTATAAGAGTTCACATTGATATTGGAGCAGATGGAAGAGCCACTGGAGAGGCAGATGTGGAATTTGTAACACATGAGGATGCAGTAGCTGCCATGTCTAAGGATAAAAATCACATGC AGCATCGATATATTGAACTATTCCTGAATTCAACTGCTGGAGGTGGTTCTGGCATGGGAGGTTATGGCAGAGATGGAATGG ATCAAGGTTACGGCCCTGTGGGTAGAATGGGAATGGGTAGCAATTACAGTGGTGGATATGGAACTCCTGATGGCCTGGGAGGATATA GTCGTGGCAGTGGAAATAGTGGAGGATACTATGGGCAAGGCAGTATGGGTGGAGGAGGATGGCGTGGAATGTATTGA
- the HNRNPH3 gene encoding heterogeneous nuclear ribonucleoprotein H3 isoform X5, whose amino-acid sequence MPRRMMGQQRPGPYDRPLGGRGGYYGAGRGSMYDRMRRGGGGYDGGYGGFDDYGGYNNYGYGNDGYDDRMRDGRGMGGHGYGGAGEAGSGFHGGGHFVHMRGLPFRATENDIANFFSPLNPIRVHIDIGADGRATGEADVEFVTHEDAVAAMSKDKNHMQHRYIELFLNSTAGGGSGMGGYGRDGMDQGYGPVGRMGMGSNYSGGYGTPDGLGGYSRGSGNSGGYYGQGSMGGGGWRGMY is encoded by the exons ATGCCAAGAAGAATGATGGGACAACAACGGCCTGGACCATATGATAGACCATTAGGAGGAAGAGGGGGTTATTATGGAGCTGGGCGTGGAAGTATGTATGACAGAATGCGTCGAGGAGGTGGTGGATATGACGGTG GATATGGTGGCTTTGATGATTATGGTGGCTATAATAACTATGGCTATGGAAATGATGGCTATGATGACAGAATGAGGGATGGAagag gCATGGGAGGACATGGCTATGgtggagctggagaagcaggcTCGGGTTTCCACGGTGGCGGTCACTTTGTTCACATGAGAGGACTACCCTTTCGAGCAACAGAAAATGATATTGCTAAT TTTTTCTCGCCACTGAACCCTATAAGAGTTCACATTGATATTGGAGCAGATGGAAGAGCCACTGGAGAGGCAGATGTGGAATTTGTAACACATGAGGATGCAGTAGCTGCCATGTCTAAGGATAAAAATCACATGC AGCATCGATATATTGAACTATTCCTGAATTCAACTGCTGGAGGTGGTTCTGGCATGGGAGGTTATGGCAGAGATGGAATGG ATCAAGGTTACGGCCCTGTGGGTAGAATGGGAATGGGTAGCAATTACAGTGGTGGATATGGAACTCCTGATGGCCTGGGAGGATATA GTCGTGGCAGTGGAAATAGTGGAGGATACTATGGGCAAGGCAGTATGGGTGGAGGAGGATGGCGTGGAATGTATTGA
- the HNRNPH3 gene encoding heterogeneous nuclear ribonucleoprotein H3 isoform X3, protein MDWSGKHNGPNDTTNDGTVVRLRGLPFGCSKEEIVQFFQGLEIVPNGITLTLDYQGRSTGEAFVQFASKEIAENALGKHKERIGHRYIEIFKSSKSEIRGFSDMPRRMMGQQRPGPYDRPLGGRGGYYGAGRGSMYDRMRRGGGGYDGGYGGFDDYGGYNNYGYGNDGYDDRMRDGRGMGGHGYGGAGEAGSGFHGGGHFVHMRGLPFRATENDIANFFSPLNPIRVHIDIGADGRATGEADVEFVTHEDAVAAMSKDKNHMQHRYIELFLNSTAGGGSGMGGYGRDGMDQGYGPVGRMGMGSNYSGGYGTPDGLGGYSMYA, encoded by the exons atgGACTGGAGTGGAAAACATAATGGGCCAAATGATACAACTAATGATGGAACAGTGGTACGACTTCGAGGCCTGCCATTTGGTTGCAGCAAAGAAGAGATTGTTCAGTTTTTCCAAG GGTTGGAAATCGTGCCAAATGGGATAACATTGACGCTGGACTACCAGGGGAGAAGCACAGGGGAGGCCTTCGTGCAGTTTGCTTCAAAGGAGATAGCAGAAAATGCTCTGGGGAAACACAAGGAAAGAATAGGGCACAG ATATATTGAAATCTTCAAAAGTAGTAAGAGCGAAATCAGAGGATTCAGTGACATGCCAAGAAGAATGATGGGACAACAACGGCCTGGACCATATGATAGACCATTAGGAGGAAGAGGGGGTTATTATGGAGCTGGGCGTGGAAGTATGTATGACAGAATGCGTCGAGGAGGTGGTGGATATGACGGTG GATATGGTGGCTTTGATGATTATGGTGGCTATAATAACTATGGCTATGGAAATGATGGCTATGATGACAGAATGAGGGATGGAagag gCATGGGAGGACATGGCTATGgtggagctggagaagcaggcTCGGGTTTCCACGGTGGCGGTCACTTTGTTCACATGAGAGGACTACCCTTTCGAGCAACAGAAAATGATATTGCTAAT TTTTTCTCGCCACTGAACCCTATAAGAGTTCACATTGATATTGGAGCAGATGGAAGAGCCACTGGAGAGGCAGATGTGGAATTTGTAACACATGAGGATGCAGTAGCTGCCATGTCTAAGGATAAAAATCACATGC AGCATCGATATATTGAACTATTCCTGAATTCAACTGCTGGAGGTGGTTCTGGCATGGGAGGTTATGGCAGAGATGGAATGG ATCAAGGTTACGGCCCTGTGGGTAGAATGGGAATGGGTAGCAATTACAGTGGTGGATATGGAACTCCTGATGGCCTGGGAGGATATA gtATGTATGCGTGA
- the HNRNPH3 gene encoding heterogeneous nuclear ribonucleoprotein H3 isoform X4, which yields MDWSGKHNGPNDTTNDGTVVRLRGLPFGCSKEEIVQFFQGLEIVPNGITLTLDYQGRSTGEAFVQFASKEIAENALGKHKERIGHRYIEIFKSSKSEIRGFSDMPRRMMGQQRPGPYDRPLGGRGGYYGAGRGRYGGFDDYGGYNNYGYGNDGYDDRMRDGRGMGGHGYGGAGEAGSGFHGGGHFVHMRGLPFRATENDIANFFSPLNPIRVHIDIGADGRATGEADVEFVTHEDAVAAMSKDKNHMQHRYIELFLNSTAGGGSGMGGYGRDGMDQGYGPVGRMGMGSNYSGGYGTPDGLGGYSMYA from the exons atgGACTGGAGTGGAAAACATAATGGGCCAAATGATACAACTAATGATGGAACAGTGGTACGACTTCGAGGCCTGCCATTTGGTTGCAGCAAAGAAGAGATTGTTCAGTTTTTCCAAG GGTTGGAAATCGTGCCAAATGGGATAACATTGACGCTGGACTACCAGGGGAGAAGCACAGGGGAGGCCTTCGTGCAGTTTGCTTCAAAGGAGATAGCAGAAAATGCTCTGGGGAAACACAAGGAAAGAATAGGGCACAG ATATATTGAAATCTTCAAAAGTAGTAAGAGCGAAATCAGAGGATTCAGTGACATGCCAAGAAGAATGATGGGACAACAACGGCCTGGACCATATGATAGACCATTAGGAGGAAGAGGGGGTTATTATGGAGCTGGGCGTGGAA GATATGGTGGCTTTGATGATTATGGTGGCTATAATAACTATGGCTATGGAAATGATGGCTATGATGACAGAATGAGGGATGGAagag gCATGGGAGGACATGGCTATGgtggagctggagaagcaggcTCGGGTTTCCACGGTGGCGGTCACTTTGTTCACATGAGAGGACTACCCTTTCGAGCAACAGAAAATGATATTGCTAAT TTTTTCTCGCCACTGAACCCTATAAGAGTTCACATTGATATTGGAGCAGATGGAAGAGCCACTGGAGAGGCAGATGTGGAATTTGTAACACATGAGGATGCAGTAGCTGCCATGTCTAAGGATAAAAATCACATGC AGCATCGATATATTGAACTATTCCTGAATTCAACTGCTGGAGGTGGTTCTGGCATGGGAGGTTATGGCAGAGATGGAATGG ATCAAGGTTACGGCCCTGTGGGTAGAATGGGAATGGGTAGCAATTACAGTGGTGGATATGGAACTCCTGATGGCCTGGGAGGATATA gtATGTATGCGTGA
- the HNRNPH3 gene encoding heterogeneous nuclear ribonucleoprotein H3 isoform X1 produces MDWSGKHNGPNDTTNDGTVVRLRGLPFGCSKEEIVQFFQGLEIVPNGITLTLDYQGRSTGEAFVQFASKEIAENALGKHKERIGHRYIEIFKSSKSEIRGFSDMPRRMMGQQRPGPYDRPLGGRGGYYGAGRGSMYDRMRRGGGGYDGGYGGFDDYGGYNNYGYGNDGYDDRMRDGRGMGGHGYGGAGEAGSGFHGGGHFVHMRGLPFRATENDIANFFSPLNPIRVHIDIGADGRATGEADVEFVTHEDAVAAMSKDKNHMQHRYIELFLNSTAGGGSGMGGYGRDGMDQGYGPVGRMGMGSNYSGGYGTPDGLGGYSRGSGNSGGYYGQGSMGGGGWRGMY; encoded by the exons atgGACTGGAGTGGAAAACATAATGGGCCAAATGATACAACTAATGATGGAACAGTGGTACGACTTCGAGGCCTGCCATTTGGTTGCAGCAAAGAAGAGATTGTTCAGTTTTTCCAAG GGTTGGAAATCGTGCCAAATGGGATAACATTGACGCTGGACTACCAGGGGAGAAGCACAGGGGAGGCCTTCGTGCAGTTTGCTTCAAAGGAGATAGCAGAAAATGCTCTGGGGAAACACAAGGAAAGAATAGGGCACAG ATATATTGAAATCTTCAAAAGTAGTAAGAGCGAAATCAGAGGATTCAGTGACATGCCAAGAAGAATGATGGGACAACAACGGCCTGGACCATATGATAGACCATTAGGAGGAAGAGGGGGTTATTATGGAGCTGGGCGTGGAAGTATGTATGACAGAATGCGTCGAGGAGGTGGTGGATATGACGGTG GATATGGTGGCTTTGATGATTATGGTGGCTATAATAACTATGGCTATGGAAATGATGGCTATGATGACAGAATGAGGGATGGAagag gCATGGGAGGACATGGCTATGgtggagctggagaagcaggcTCGGGTTTCCACGGTGGCGGTCACTTTGTTCACATGAGAGGACTACCCTTTCGAGCAACAGAAAATGATATTGCTAAT TTTTTCTCGCCACTGAACCCTATAAGAGTTCACATTGATATTGGAGCAGATGGAAGAGCCACTGGAGAGGCAGATGTGGAATTTGTAACACATGAGGATGCAGTAGCTGCCATGTCTAAGGATAAAAATCACATGC AGCATCGATATATTGAACTATTCCTGAATTCAACTGCTGGAGGTGGTTCTGGCATGGGAGGTTATGGCAGAGATGGAATGG ATCAAGGTTACGGCCCTGTGGGTAGAATGGGAATGGGTAGCAATTACAGTGGTGGATATGGAACTCCTGATGGCCTGGGAGGATATA GTCGTGGCAGTGGAAATAGTGGAGGATACTATGGGCAAGGCAGTATGGGTGGAGGAGGATGGCGTGGAATGTATTGA